The bacterium genomic interval GAAAACAACAAATTTCCATAAATTTCTATTAGTTTCTATTAATTTCAATTTTTTTAATAATATCTCCCTATCTCCTTAATCTCCACATCTCCTTTTGTTACACCACCTGAACGCTTACGAAAAGGAGGTTTTACAATGAGAATTTATAAGAAGAGTCTCCTCGGGTTCATATTATTATTTCTGGCTGGAACAGCGTCAGCCACTATTCCCAAAAATGTCCAGATAACTAATGTTACGGATAACCAATTTATTATCTCATGGATTACTGATGTCAATGAAATTGGATATATTATGTGGGGGACAAATACTGGTTCATTAAGTGAAAGGGCATTGGATATTCGAGATACGGAAACTCCAACAATCCAGGATGATACCCATTATGTAAAAGTGATGAGCAATTCAACAATAACTATTGGAGCGACAACTACTTATTACTACCAAATTATCTCAGGCACACAAACCTCTGGTGTGGGTTCTGTTACCACAGGTGTTGAGAAGACATCTGGAACAAAGCCTGGGGTATATGGCTATGTCTATAAATGGGGACCTAATCCAGCCACGGGGACTATTGTTTATCTTATGATTCAAGATGCTGATGGAACTCTTACTTTGGGCACTTCTGCCCTTTACTCAGAATTAATCCTTTCACCAGACGGTGGATGGGCTGCCTTGCCGGCTAATTTTAGAATCCCTGACTTAAGTGACTTTTTCAATTACTCGGATAATGATAACCTCTGGATATACGCTGAAGGGGCAAATGATGGCACAGCAACTCTGACCTTAAAGATAGGGAACTCAAGTCCAACTCCGGATATTATCATCCCTCCTGATACCACACCACCAGGCACGCCAACAGTAACAGACGATGGTATTTATTCTACCCGACTTTATGCTACCTGGCAAGCACAAGACCTACAATCAGGAATTATCGAATATATGGTTGCTATTGGCACAACTCAAGGAGGAACAGATACACTTGATTGGAAATCGGTTGGAACTGAAACTGAATTTATAGGAATCGGCACACAAGGTCTCACTTATTATTTTAGGGTGAAGGCAAAAGATAGAGTTGGATTGTGGAGTCCTATTGGTTATAGTAATGGGGTAACAATTGTGGGACCATCTCTTCATCTTCCTGCTAAAATCCCTGTTTATCCTAATCCATTTATACCCAGTAAGCATAATTCCATTACCTTTGGTGGAATAAATGAAGGTAGATTGACAAAAGAGGTTACCATTAAAATATTTACGATTGCCGGGGAATTGGTTGATAAGATTGAACGCACTGACTGTAATGGCCAGATTCAGTGGACACCTTCGCATAATTTAGCCTCTGGAATTTATATCTATTTAATCACCAACCCCCAAGGAGAACAAGCAAAAGGTAAATTAGGAATAATCAGATAAAATTTCAAGGAGGTTAAAATGAAGTTTTTTAAAATTATTGTTTTAGTCAGTATAATTTCTATAATGCCGTATGGAGTAATTGCTGAAGAAAAGGATGATGCCCTGGTTATTCTTTCCAGCGAAAATATTATGGCAATGGAAGAGGCAGTAAGT includes:
- a CDS encoding T9SS type A sorting domain-containing protein; amino-acid sequence: MRIYKKSLLGFILLFLAGTASATIPKNVQITNVTDNQFIISWITDVNEIGYIMWGTNTGSLSERALDIRDTETPTIQDDTHYVKVMSNSTITIGATTTYYYQIISGTQTSGVGSVTTGVEKTSGTKPGVYGYVYKWGPNPATGTIVYLMIQDADGTLTLGTSALYSELILSPDGGWAALPANFRIPDLSDFFNYSDNDNLWIYAEGANDGTATLTLKIGNSSPTPDIIIPPDTTPPGTPTVTDDGIYSTRLYATWQAQDLQSGIIEYMVAIGTTQGGTDTLDWKSVGTETEFIGIGTQGLTYYFRVKAKDRVGLWSPIGYSNGVTIVGPSLHLPAKIPVYPNPFIPSKHNSITFGGINEGRLTKEVTIKIFTIAGELVDKIERTDCNGQIQWTPSHNLASGIYIYLITNPQGEQAKGKLGIIR